The proteins below come from a single Eucalyptus grandis isolate ANBG69807.140 chromosome 3, ASM1654582v1, whole genome shotgun sequence genomic window:
- the LOC104451116 gene encoding disease resistance protein RUN1-like yields MEALPDLKDLVKLEKIRLGDKDPKELICPSTRMEPKSRSSDLLVAHIVLPKLKMLELSHSRVSELQLGHGSLSCSHLKKLVLSGVNLENVLDLPHHSRLSQIRTSSQGLMPPLFASMLCGNYINRSGNFVIEFAFSFYRGRRLLHCRLPASPQLPPPPPPPPPPPLPLPQSLPPPPSPPPLSLPPPWSPPLPPPSSLQSSSSLSSISTSSRTNYEVFLSFRGPNTRNGFADYLYTSLINARIRVFRDNNDLDPGENIPDALVQSINQSKISIPIISKDYASSRSCLMELAQMVVCKEAEAPLVVPIFYDIDPADLKYQRGCVEESFSKHERRRIDRKEIYKWKQALGKITEMMGYDLRKTNEGHGAIIETVVSYILEWLKKNDLDVTDGLVGMEPHIREVMKKLGVIYVNEQATGVHDKDLISDLRRKERRRLGTLDQMTNVIESSFSKMKVLILLDDVHAFEQIKHLVRKLSWFGPGSRILMTVGKIDVLDGYGDGVADKYEVGEMGPCQALQLFRKHAFSGCTCEEEDEYDSLSRDIVNTIGGLPLAIEVTASFLHKNKGKRQTWKDTLDSLKRKPENKVQQVIHSFDLQSPSKVEALGLTFDEEQSESLRCERFSHLGSLRFLRLDRAIVGGSSHDVSGYLGHLRFWRLDKDSVGGSSQNVLSNLRWLDWQGCSQISELLIFHLEKLVILDLSRSLVIGDSQVWGQVLKKAKELKVLNLSSCSNLNAFPDFHALMYLEILVLEHCSALSQIDPLIGNLKNLVSLNLKFCKSVSKLPQELCDMKDLEELLIDGTAIKNIDFKPASMEKLKILSACQCKKLAHISDSIGHLESLVHLRLDGADIEELPDSIKSLKKLRSLLLGNCEKLCELPPSIGNLESLEVMDLSSTKIASLHRSIKHLKNLKVLKMENTHLEKFPKDIKNLEKLEEIDLSQCGNLKGWIICDIRGLSSLKILRLSSTEISSLPWTLPLLSDLQQLDLSKCDQLWDLQRLPSSLSILRWGSKTMWTVSDLSFLRNLKELYLGDNFNPTDPMQNSSPEPPQIGWLARLASLEILELCHSKINKLPKHFSKLQLRKLVLHYACLCDLGSYPLAYRYCAFIAA; encoded by the exons CTCGATTGTCTCAGATCAGAACATCTAGTCAAGGCCTTATGCCTCCACTTTTTGCTTCGATGCTTTGCGGGAATTATATTAATCGGAGTGGCAACTTTGTGATAGAGTTCGCCTTTTCATTTTACAGaggccgccgcctcctccactGCCGCCTCCCCGCCTCCCCTcagttgccgccaccgccgcctcctccaccaccaccacccctgCCTCTGCCTCAGTCGCTGCCACCGCCACCTTCTCCTCCACCGCTGTCCCTGCCTCCACCTTggtcgccgccgctgccgcctccATCATCATTGCAGTCCTCGTCGTCTTTATCATCCATCTCTACCTCATCAAGAACCAATTATgaagtgttcttgagttttagaggtcCCAATACTCGCAATGGATTTGCAGATTACCTCTACACCAGCCTGATTAATGCGAGGATCAGGGTCTTTAGAGACAATAATGATCTTGATCCTGGAGAAAATATCCCTGATGCATTGGTTCAATCCATAAACCAATCCAAGATATCAATACCCATTATCTCCAAGGATTATGCATCCAGTAGGAGTTGTCTCATGGAATTGGCACAAATGGTGGTATGCAAAGAAGCAGAGGCTCCACTGGTCGTGCCCATTTTCTATGATATCGACCCCGCTGATTTAAAATACCAACGTGGATGTGTTGAGGAATCCTTCAGTAAGCACGAGCGCCGTAGAATTGACCGCAAGGAAATTTATAAATGGAAGCAGGCTCTCGGAAAGATTACTGAGATGATGGGATATGATCTGCGGAAGACAAACGAGGG TCATGGTGCAATCATAGAGACAGTTGTTTCATATATTCTAGAGTGGCTGAAGAAGAATGATTTAGATGTGACTGACGGTTTGGTGGGCATGGAACCCCACATACGGGAGGTTATGAAAAAGCTTGGTGTCATCTATGTCAATGAGCAGGCAACCGGAGTACATGACAAAGAT TTAATCTCAGACCTCCGAAGGAAAGAACGTAGAAGGCTAGGAACTCTTGATCAAATGACTAATGTCATAGAAAGTTCATTTAGCAAAATGAAAGttctcattcttcttgatgatgtgcATGCTTTTGAACAAATCAAGCATTTAGTTAGGAAACTCAGTTGGTTTGGCCCGGGAAGTAGGATTCTCATGACAGTTGGAAAAATCGATGTTCTTGATGGTTATGGAGATGGAGTGGCTGATAAGTATGAGGTTGGAGAAATGGGGCCTTGTCAAGCTCTTCAACTTTTCCGCAAGCATGCTTTTAGTGGGTGTACTTGTGAAGAGGAGGATGAGTATGATTCTCTATCCAGAGATATTGTTAATACCATTGGAGGGCTTCCTTTGGCAATAGAAGTAACAGCTTCTTTCTTGCATAAGAATAAGGGGAAAAGACAAACATGGAAAGATACATTGGATAGCTTAAAAAGGAAGCCGGAGAATAAAGTCCAACAAGTGATCCA TTCCTTCGATTTGCAGAGTCCTAGCAAGGTGGAAGCCCTTGGTCTCACATTTGATGAGGAACAAAGTGAAAGTTTAAGATGTGAAAGATTTAGCCATCTAGGGAGCTTGAGGTTCTTGAGATTGGACCGGGCTATTGTTGGAGGGAGTTCTCACGATGTATCTGGCTACCTAGGGCACTTGAGGTTTTGGAGATTGGACAAGGATTCTGTTGGAGGGAGTTCTCAGAATGTTCTTTCAAATTTAAGGTGGCTTGATTGGCAAGGGTGCAGTCAGATCTCTGAACtacttatttttcatttggaGAAACTGGTCATTCTTGATCTATCTCGCAGTTTGGTCATTGGAGATTCACAAGTATGGGGACAAGTCTTGAAG AAGGCAAAGGAATTGAAGGTTTTGAACCTAAGTAGTTGTAGTAACCTGAATGCTTTTCCAGACTTCCATGCTTTGATGTACTTAGAGATATTGGTCCTGGAACATTGTTCCGCACTATCCCAAATTGATCCATTGATAGGTAATCTGAAGAACTTAGTCTCCTTAAATCTTAAATTCTGCAAATCCGTCAGCAAATTGCCGCAAGAACTGTGTGATATGAAAGATTTAGAAGAACTTCTGATAGATGGAACTGCCATTAAGAATATTGATTTCAAGCCAGCCTCCATGGAGAAACTTAAGATTCTGAGCGCTTGCCAGTGCAAAAAATTGGCTCATATATCAGACTCTATTGGTCACTTGGAATCtcttgtgcatcttcgactggATGGTGCTGATATTGAAGAGCTACCAGATTCTATTAAGTCCTTAAAGAAACTTCGGAGCCTGCTTCTAGGAAATTGTGAGAAACTATGTGAGCTTCCTCCTTCCATTGGGAATCTTGAGTCGCTGGAAGTCATGGATCTATCAAGCACCAAGATTGCTAGTTTACATAGGTCCATCAagcatttgaaaaatttgaaagtgctgaagatggagaatactcacttagaaaaattccccaaagatataaaaaatctagaaaagCTGGAAGAGATAGATCTTTCACAATGCGGGAATCTGAAGGGGTGGATCATCTGTGATATCAGAGGATTATCCTctttgaaaatcttgaggttatCATCTACCGAGATTAGTAGCCTACCCTGGACTCTTCCATTGCTCTCTGATCTCCAACAGCTAGATTTAAGTAAATGTGACCAACTTTGGGATTTGCAAAGACTTCCATCTAGTTTAAGCATTCTTCGCTGGGGATCCAAGACAATGTGGACTGTGTCAGACCTTTCtttcttgagaaacttgaaagagCTGTACTTGGGTGATAACTTTAATCCTACTGATCCAATGCAGAATTCTTCCCCTGAGCCACCACAAATTGGATGGTTAGCAAGACTAGCGAGTCTAGAAATCTTGGAGTTGTGCCACTCAAAGATTAACAAGCTACCTAAACATTTTAGTAAACTTCAACTTAGAAAACTTGTTTTACACTATGCATGCTTGTGTGACCTTGGGAGCTACCCTCTAGCTTATCGGTATTGTGCCTTCATAGCTGCATGA